The following nucleotide sequence is from Chloracidobacterium validum.
ACGGTGCTGCCGGATGTCACCGCTTGGCCCTGGCAGTGGCGCATCGCCGTGATGTCGGCACGGTGCCACCGCCTGCTGCGGCAGATGGAGGCGGCGCGGTCCGACCTTGAAAAAGCCCGCACCATTGTCGAAAACCTCCGCGCCAATCTCAGCGCAGAAGTCAGACCCGAGCACTTTGCGCGCGTCATCCAACTGTTTGAGGCGGAGTGGCAGGAAGTGCACGGCGGCTGAGTGTCACACGCGCCGCGGCGACCGTTGTCATCAGCGGGCAACGGCTCTTGTTCAGACGGCCTTGAAAAGTTCCAGCGCCGGCCCGGAGCTAACGCGGCCTTGCTCAGACCAAGGTTGGGGTAGGCAACCGCGTAGAAGGCGGGTTTGGGGCGGAACCTGAGTGGCGTCTGCAACCCCGAATGTTCACCCATCAACGACAGGTAACCGAGCAGCTAGGCCAATTCTGGCGCAAGATGAGTCCACGCAAACGCACTCACGACGCACAGGGTTCAGAGCTGTACTTGACAGTATTACAGTAATTTGCTATACTACTGTCAGATTAAGCTCATGACCATTGAAGAGTTATGTCAAGCGACAGCACACGAACTTGCCCGGCGCGGACTGGCGACACCCCAGCCCGACGGGCGGGTTACGGATGCGCCGGATGAGCGGACCGTGCGTTACTACCAAACGCTTGGGTTGCTGCCGCGTCCGTCAGTCCTCGGCCGCAAGTCGTGCTACGCTGCCGTGCATGTGCAGCGATTGCTGGCCATCAAGGCATTGCAGCGTCAAGGCTGGTCACTGGCAAAGATTCAACAGTGGTTGGTCGGGCGGACCGATGAAGAACTGCACGCCCTGATCGATAGGGTATCGGAGTCAGTTCGTTCTGAAGGGCAGTCACTCCCAACCACCGTCTGGCGGGAAGTCACCCTCCTGCCTGGTCTCAAGCTGCTGGCGGCAACCGACTGGTCTCCGCCAGTCGAGGCCACTGCCGCACTCGAAGCACTGTTTCGCGCGGCACTGGCTACGTTGCGTACGGCCCACCCCGGCTCCCCTGGAGGAAGAATGCATGAACCCGCAAATGAATGACGCTGCAGA
It contains:
- a CDS encoding helix-turn-helix domain-containing protein codes for the protein MTIEELCQATAHELARRGLATPQPDGRVTDAPDERTVRYYQTLGLLPRPSVLGRKSCYAAVHVQRLLAIKALQRQGWSLAKIQQWLVGRTDEELHALIDRVSESVRSEGQSLPTTVWREVTLLPGLKLLAATDWSPPVEATAALEALFRAALATLRTAHPGSPGGRMHEPANE